Proteins from a genomic interval of Quercus robur chromosome 9, dhQueRobu3.1, whole genome shotgun sequence:
- the LOC126701053 gene encoding protein FAR1-RELATED SEQUENCE 12-like — protein sequence MNDCTPEVGMEFDTLEATWMFWKNYGKQMEFSVRKHYANKSKIDGDITSRRFLCSKEGTLCGTGKYKVYNFVSEHNHVLHLAATTFMMRSERKMSDVQAFAIDLAYAFGIKPKEIHKLMSREAGGRATFGYTRIDQKNYL from the exons ATGAATGATTGTACCCCGGAGGTTGGTATGGAGTTTGATACGTTAGAGGCAACTTGGatgttttggaaaaattatgGAAAACAAATGGAGTTTAGTGTTCGAAAGCATTATGCAAATAAAAGTAAGATAGATGGAGATATAACATCGAGAAGATTTTTGTGTTCTAAAGAGGGTACTC TTTGTGGGACTGGAAAGTACAAGGTGTACAATTTTGTATCTGAGCACAACCATGTTCTTCATCTTGCAGCAACTACTTTCATGATGCGATCAGAACGAAAGATGTCTGATGTCCAAGCTTTTGCTATTGATTTAGCTTATGCTTTTGGAATTAAGCCTAAGGAGATACATAAGTTAATGAGTAGAGAGGCTGGTGGAAGGGCTACTTTTGGCTACACTAGAATTGATCAAAAAAACTATCTTTGA